The following proteins are co-located in the Trichormus variabilis 0441 genome:
- a CDS encoding pyridoxamine 5'-phosphate oxidase family protein produces MTRKFGEIAFTPEVQAAQEERGSRQTYDRYIANGPANDTITPNIAKFIAQLEGFYLGTVSSNGYPYIQFRGGSPGFLKVLDEKTLGFADFSGNLQYITVGNLSSNDKAFLFLMDYRHRQRIKIWGRAEYIEGESSLLEQVRVADYPAQVERAILFHVEATSENCPQHIPVRYSEREVKAMMAPLENRIAELEQQLSEQNSSSKTGKQLPSRD; encoded by the coding sequence ATGACACGTAAATTTGGTGAAATTGCCTTCACTCCAGAAGTACAAGCAGCTCAAGAAGAGCGCGGCTCACGGCAGACCTATGATCGCTATATTGCCAATGGCCCTGCTAATGACACCATCACCCCCAACATTGCCAAATTTATCGCTCAACTGGAAGGTTTTTACCTGGGAACCGTCAGTTCTAATGGCTACCCCTACATCCAGTTTCGCGGGGGGTCACCTGGTTTCCTCAAGGTGCTGGATGAAAAGACGCTAGGCTTTGCTGATTTTTCGGGTAATTTGCAGTACATTACCGTCGGTAATTTATCCAGTAATGACAAAGCATTTCTGTTTTTGATGGATTATCGTCATCGCCAACGCATCAAGATTTGGGGTAGAGCCGAATACATTGAAGGCGAATCTAGTTTACTAGAGCAAGTAAGAGTTGCCGATTATCCCGCACAGGTGGAACGGGCGATTCTATTTCATGTCGAAGCCACAAGCGAGAATTGTCCCCAACACATTCCCGTCCGCTATTCCGAAAGAGAAGTTAAAGCAATGATGGCACCTTTAGAAAATCGGATTGCCGAATTGGAACAGCAGTTAAGTGAGCAAAATTCTTCTTCAAAGACTGGAAAGCAACTGCCAAGTAGAGACTGA
- the psb28 gene encoding photosystem II reaction center protein Psb28 produces the protein MTSITPSIQFFAGIFEELSNVSLRREVRTGKRIVMMKFNQLQAIEGFNSFTKQSLNSLLLTDEEGEISVTPSATRFIFGGDEGDELQGVECKFEVERDDHWERFMRFMNRYAEANDMEYGER, from the coding sequence ATGACATCTATCACCCCCTCAATTCAATTTTTCGCAGGTATTTTTGAAGAACTAAGTAATGTTAGTTTGCGGCGAGAAGTCCGTACTGGCAAACGCATCGTTATGATGAAGTTTAATCAACTCCAAGCGATAGAAGGATTCAACAGCTTTACTAAACAATCCTTGAATTCTCTATTGTTAACCGATGAAGAAGGGGAAATTAGCGTCACCCCTTCTGCTACAAGATTTATTTTTGGGGGTGATGAAGGTGATGAATTACAAGGAGTAGAGTGCAAATTTGAAGTTGAGCGTGATGATCATTGGGAACGGTTCATGCGCTTTATGAACCGTTACGCCGAGGCTAATGATATGGAATATGGAGAACGTTAG
- a CDS encoding tetratricopeptide repeat protein — translation MTQSCNRVKVWEERRNEANIYYKQGKFSEYLDLVTENLQLARAIPDRAREGHTLNDIGLAYLGCWQPQKALDCFHQALAVAVEIGNIQAEATALSNLGSTCSRLGKLTQALEYFEKAAQIFRELQDTQGEVSTLNDMALIYIRSGKPKRSLLLQNQILAMRRLLGDLSGEATTLNGIGFAYSVLGEFEKALDYLQQALPIQKAVKNLAGEAITLNNIASIYLDLGQPKQALLLYHQVLLTRQSMNDFPGEATTLNNIGFTYSKLSSHRKALKFYKQALVIYQQLEDSLGEISTLLNMGNLYVTTKRKKLALLCYRNAQTLAEKISDQTIFDKVKQFMDAI, via the coding sequence ATGACGCAATCTTGCAATCGAGTCAAAGTTTGGGAAGAACGCCGTAACGAAGCTAATATTTACTACAAACAGGGGAAATTTTCAGAATATCTTGACTTGGTAACAGAAAATTTACAACTAGCTAGAGCAATTCCAGACCGAGCTAGAGAAGGTCATACATTGAACGATATTGGTCTAGCATATCTTGGGTGTTGGCAACCGCAAAAAGCATTAGATTGTTTCCATCAGGCCTTGGCTGTAGCTGTAGAGATTGGTAATATCCAAGCAGAAGCCACGGCTTTAAGCAATCTAGGTTCTACTTGCAGTCGTCTCGGCAAACTTACCCAAGCCCTAGAGTATTTTGAGAAAGCGGCACAAATATTCAGAGAGTTACAAGATACTCAGGGTGAAGTTTCCACCCTCAATGATATGGCGCTAATTTACATCAGATCGGGTAAACCCAAGCGATCGCTCTTGCTGCAAAATCAAATTTTAGCAATGCGGCGTTTGTTAGGAGACCTTTCTGGTGAAGCCACCACACTCAATGGCATTGGATTCGCCTATAGTGTTTTAGGTGAGTTTGAGAAAGCACTAGACTATCTTCAACAAGCATTACCTATTCAAAAAGCAGTCAAGAACTTAGCGGGTGAAGCCATAACTCTGAACAACATCGCCTCGATCTATTTAGACTTAGGACAACCCAAACAAGCCCTGTTACTCTACCATCAAGTTTTGTTAACACGCCAGTCCATGAACGATTTTCCAGGGGAAGCCACTACTCTCAACAACATTGGCTTTACCTACTCTAAATTGAGCAGTCATCGCAAAGCACTGAAATTCTACAAACAAGCACTTGTTATTTATCAACAACTAGAAGATTCTCTTGGAGAAATTTCGACTTTGTTGAATATGGGTAACCTATACGTCACCACAAAACGCAAAAAGTTAGCTCTATTGTGTTATCGCAATGCTCAAACACTAGCTGAAAAAATCTCAGATCAGACAATCTTTGACAAAGTAAAGCAGTTTATGGATGCTATTTAA